Proteins from a genomic interval of Trifolium pratense cultivar HEN17-A07 linkage group LG6, ARS_RC_1.1, whole genome shotgun sequence:
- the LOC123893193 gene encoding protein RTF1 homolog — translation MADLENLLLEAAGRNRHSLPPLSKRSELDSGSGSDSDSDSDDDEHGYRGKKPTQVPLKKRGREDDSGGDDNEGDSSEESDVGDDLYKDEDDRQKLSEMTELQREMILSDRASKKDDKDFLGKIASKREKEKRASVSRRESPPPIMSSRVRTSARSADRSAAKDGALNELRAKRLKQQDPEAKRRMNEASKSEGPGLFSQKGKHNISSSSHSGSESRSRSDDEGSNGDGGIIDSDDDKIMSGRDMPSFEDIREITIPRSKLAKWLMEPFFEELIVGCFVRVGIGRSKTGPIYRLCMVKNVDASDPNRLYKLDNKTTYKYLNVVWGNETSAARWQMAMVSDSPPVEEEFKQWVKEVERSGGRMLMKLDVMEKKKALQKINNFVYSAATVKQMLEEKKSTSRRPLNVAAEKDRLKRELEIAESKKDAAAVENIKTRLQELEESRKVREKDAKALRLSEMNRKNRFENFKNASEMKPVNKALKAGEAGYDPFSRRWTRSRNYYNSKPAEEAAAENNSSGDAVGDGGNNGTGTGMVATAEALEAAAGAGKLVDTSAPVDQGTESYVLHDFELPISLALLQKFGGAQGVHAGFMAKKQRIEETVGFRVPENDGRSHLLTLTVSDYKRRRGLL, via the coding sequence ATGGCTGATTTAGAAAATTTACTTTTGGAGGCTGCTGGGAGAAACCGACATTCTCTTCCGCCTTTGAGTAAACGGAGTGAATTGGATAGTGGGAGTGGTTCTGATTCTGACTCTGATTCTGATGATGACGAGCATGGTTATCGGGGTAAAAAGCCGACTCAGGTTCCTCTAAAGAAGAGAGGAAGAGAAGATGACAGTGGTGGTGATGACAATGAGGGGGATAGTAGTGAGGAATCTGATGTTGGTGATGATCTTTATAAGGATGAGGATGATAGACAGAAACTTTCTGAGATGACTGAACTTCAAAGAGAGATGATTTTGTCGGATAGGGCTTCTAAGAAGGATGATAAGGATTTTTTGGGTAAGATAGCGTCAAAGCGGGAGAAGGAAAAAAGGGCATCTGTGTCTAGAAGAGAGAGTCCTCCGCCTATTATGTCTTCTCGTGTGCGGACATCTGCCAGATCTGCTGACAGGTCAGCTGCAAAGGATGGTGCATTAAATGAACTGCGTGCTAAGCGGTTGAAACAACAAGACCCAGAAGCGAAACGCAGGATGAATGAGGCGTCTAAAAGTGAAGGACCGGGGCTTTTTTCGCAAAAAGGGAAACATAATATCAGTAGCTCAAGTCATAGTGGAAGTGAAAGTAGGTCTCGTAGTGATGATGAAGGTTCGAATGGAGATGGAGGGATTATTGACAGCGATGATGACAAGATAATGTCTGGACGTGACATGCCTTCCTTTGAGGACATACGGGAAATCACCATTCCCAGGTCAAAACTTGCAAAATGGTTGATGGAGCCATTTTTTGAGGAGTTAATTGTGGGTTGTTTTGTAAGAGTTGGTATTGGTAGGTCAAAGACTGGGCCTATCTACAGGCTCTGTATGGTGAAAAATGTTGATGCCTCAGATCCTAACCGGTTGTATAAATTAGATAATAAAACCACATACAAGTACTTGAATGTTGTATGGGGAAATGAAACTTCTGCTGCGAGGTGGCAAATGGCTATGGTTAGCGATTCTCCCCCGGTTGAGGAGGAGTTTAAACAGTGGGTTAAGGAAGTAGAGCGAAGTGGTGGCCGGATGCTGATGAAGCTAGATGTGATGGAAAAAAAGAAAGCCTTACagaaaatcaataattttgttTACTCTGCAGCTACTGTGAAGCAGATGTTAGAGGAAAAGAAATCTACCTCACGGAGGCCACTAAATGTTGCAGCTGAGAAGGATCGGTTGAAAAGGGAATTGGAAATAGCAGAAAGCAAAAAAGATGCAGCTGCAGTAGAGAATATCAAGACAAGACTGCAAGAGCTGGAGGAGTCACGGAAAGTTCGGGAGAAGGATGCCAAGGCTTTGAGGCTTTCTGAGATGAACAGAAAGAACAGGTTTGAGAACTTCAAAAATGCATCTGAAATGAAGCCAGTAAATAAAGCTTTGAAAGCAGGGGAGGCAGGTTATGATCCCTTTTCAAGGAGATGGACTAGATCAAGGAACTACTATAATTCAAAACCGGCTGAAGAGGCTGCagctgaaaataatagttctggGGATGCAGTTGGTGATGGAGGCAACAATGGGACGGGAACTGGTATGGTGGCCACTGCCGAGGCTTTGGAAGCTGCTGCTGGGGCTGGGAAGTTAGTAGACACAAGTGCTCCAGTGGATCAAGGGACGGAGTCATATGTACTGCACGATTTTGAGCTGCCAATATCACTAGCCTTACTCCAAAAGTTTGGTGGAGCACAGGGAGTTCATGCAGGGTTTATGGCAAAAAAGCAGAGAATTGAAGAAACCGTTGGATTTCGGGTCCCAGAAAACGATGGAAGGAGTCATCTGCTGACATTAACAGTTAGTGATTACAAAAGAAGAAGGGGACttctttaa
- the LOC123890455 gene encoding uncharacterized protein LOC123890455, with product MASDSNSNLRITIERNPSQSRLAELNIKCWPKWGCSPGKYQLKFDAEETCYLLKGKVKAYTKGSSDFVEFGAGDLVTIPKGLSCTWDVSVAVDKYYKFESSSSSSSSPSC from the exons ATGGCTTCAGATTCCAATTCAAATCTTAGAATCACCATTGAAAGAAACCCTTCTCAGTCACGTCTAGCTGAATTAAACATCAAATGTTGGCCTAA atggGGTTGTTCACCAGGAAAATACCAATTGAAATTTGATGCTGAAGAAACATGCTATTTATTGAAAGGAAAAGTGAAAGCATACACAAAAGGGTCATCAGATTTTGTAGAGTTTGGAGCTGGAGACCTTGTCACCATTCCAAAAGGACTCAGTTGTACTTGGGATGTTTCTGTTGCTGTTGACAAGTACTataaatttgaatcttcttcttcttcttcatcttcaccatcttgttaa